Part of the Streptomyces antimycoticus genome, GCCGAGGTGCACGCGCTGCGCGCGGCGGGGGAGCGGGCCCGTGGCGGCACCGCCCTCGTCACCCTCGAACCGTGTGACCACACCGGACGCACCGGCCCCTGCTCCCAGGCCCTGATCGCCGCCGGGATCACCCGCGTCCACTACGCCGTCGGCGACCCCACCGCACAGGCCCGGGGCGGCGCCGCCACCCTCGCCGCGGCCGGGGTCGAGGTCGAGGCCGGGCTGCTGGCCGAGGAGGCCGAGGCGGTCAACGAGCCCTGGCTGACCGCGATGCGCCGTGGCCGCCCCTTCGTACTGTGGAAGTTCGCCGCGACGCTGGACGGCCGCAGCGCCGCCGCCGACGGCACCAGCCGGTGGATCACCTCACCCGAGTCCCGCGCCGATGTGCACCGGCTGCGCGCGGAGGCCGACGCCGTCGTCGTCGGCTCCGGCACCCTGCGTGCCGACGACCCCCACCTGGCCGTACGGGACCGGGAGGGAGCCACCCAGCCGCTGCGGGTCGTCGTGGACACGGGCGCGACCATCAAGCGCGGCGCCCGGGTCCTGGACGACGCCGCGCCCACACTGCTCGCCGTCGCCGAGGACGCCAGTACCGCCCATCTGCCCCGGCGGCCGGGCGTGGAGACCGTAAGGCTGCCACGCGCGGACGGCGGCCTCGCGATCCCCGCGCTCCTGGCCGCGCTGCACGAGCGCGGAGTGCGCTCCGTCCTGCTGGAGGGCGGCCCCACCCTCGCCGGCGCGTTCCTCGCCGCGGGCGCCGTCGACAAGGTCGTCGGCTATCTCGCTCCCGTCCTGCTCGGCGCGGGCCCCGCCGCCCTCGCCGACGCCGGAATCACCACCATCGCGCAGGCGTTGCGCCTCGAGACGGCCGACGTCACCCGGCTCGGTCCCGATCTGCGCGTCACCGCCGTTCCCGTCGCCCCCGCCCCCCTCGCCGAGGAGAACTGAAGTGTTCACCGGAATTGTCGAAGAACTGGGTGAGATCGTCGCCATCGAGCACCTGGGCGACGCGTCCCGCTTCCAGGTGCGCGGCCCCGTCGTGACCGAGGGGGCGAAGCACGGCGACTCCATCGCCGTCAACGGCGTCTGTCTCACCGTCGTCGACCTCATCGAGGACGCGGAGGGCACCCGGTTCAGCGCCGACGTCATGGCCGAGACCCTGGACCGCTCCAGCCTCGGCGCGCTCGACGTCGGCTCCCGCGTCAATCTGGAGCGCCCCATGGCGCTGGGCGGACGGCTCGGCGGCCACATCGTGCAGGGCCATGTGGACGGCACCGGCGCCATCGTGGACCGCAAGCTCTCCGAGCACTGGGAGATCATGAAGATCTCGCTGCCCGCGGAGCTGAGCCGCTATGTCGTCGAGAAGGGCTCCATCACGGTCGACGGCATCAGCCTGACCGTCGTCGACGCGGGCTTCGACTACTTCACCGTCAGCCTCATCCCGACGACCCTCGCGCTCACCACGCTCGGCGTCAAACAGGCCGGGGACCCGGTCAACCTCGAGGTGGACGTGCTCGCCAAGTACGTGGAGCGGCTGATGGGACGGGACAACGGCCCGCAGGGCAACGGCTCGCAGGTCGACGCCCTGCGGAACAACGCCCTGCGGAACAACGGCTTGCGGAACAACGGCTTGCTGGACAACGGCACGCAGGACAAGGAGGCCACAGCATGAGCGAGGCATACGCGGTCACCGAACCGCTTCCCAGCGGCCCGGCCGCTCCCCTGCGAGCCGCGCACTGGTCCGACGAACTGGCCCTGGACCCCATCGAGCGGGCCATCGCCGACATCGCCGCGGGCCGCCCCGTCGTCGTCGTGGACGACGAGGACCGGGAGAACGAGGGCGACCTCGTCGCCGCCGCCGAGATGATCACCCCGGAGATCGTCGCGTTCATGATGAACGAGTGCCGGGGACTCATCTGCGCGCCCATGGAGGGCGCCGACCTCGACCGGCTCCGGCTTCCCCAGATGGTCGAAGAGAACACCGAGTCCATGCGGACCGCCTTCACCGTCTCGGTCGACGCCACCGCCGAACACGGCGTCAGCACCGGGATCTCCGCCGCCGACCGGGCCACCACCCTGCGGCTGCTGGCCGACCCGGCCACCGTCCCCGGTGACCTCGTGCGCCCCGGCCATATCTTCCCGCTGCGCGCCCGCCCCGGCGGCGTGCTCGCGCGCGACGGCCACACCGAGGCCGGGGTCGACCTGGCCCGGCTGGCCGGACTGCGCCCGGCGGCCGTGATCTGCGAGATCGCGGGCGAGGACGGCGTGATGCTGCGCCTGCCCGACCTGGTCGCCTTCGCCCGCAAGCACGACCTGGCGATCGTCTCCATCGCCGATCTGATCGCGTACCGCAAGCCCGCCGAGCCGCTCGTGCGGCGCGAGGCCGAGACCCGGCTGCCCACCGCCTTCGGCGACTTCCGGGCGTTCGGCTACCGCGCGTCCGACGGCGTGGAGCACATCGCGCTGGTCCAGGGCGAGATCGGGGACGGTGAGGACGTGCTGGTCCGCGTCCACTCCGAATGCCTCACCGGCGATGTCTTCCACTCGCTGCGCTGCGACTGCGGCCCCCAGCTGCACGCCGCGCTGGAGCGGGTCACCGCCGAGGGCCGTGGCATCGTCCTGTATCTGCGCGGCCACGAGGGACGCGGTATCGGGCTGCTGTCCAAGCTGCGCGCGTACGAGCTGCAGGAGCTGGGCCGGGACACCCTGGACGCCAATCTGGAGCTCGGCCTGCCCGCCGACGCGCGGGACTACGCCGCGGGCGCGGAGATCCTCGCCGACCTCGGCGTGCGCTCGCTGCGGCTGATGACCAACAACCCGGACAAGACCTCGGGGCTGGTCCGGCACGGGCTGCGGGTCACCGGCCGGGAGCCGATGCCCGTCCAGGCCGGTGAGCACAACCTCCGCTATCTGCGGACGAAGCGGGACCGGATGGGGCACGACCTGCCCTGGCTGGACGGCGACCGCGCCGAGCCCGTTTCCGCCTGCGGCAACCAGTGACCACCTCAAGTACCCCCATACACCAGCACATCAGAGAAAGCACCGAGGAGAGACGTGAGCGGTAAGGGCGCCCCCGAACTGTCCGTGAAGAACTGCGGGGACCTGCGCGTCGCCGTCATCGCCGCACAGTGGCACGAGAAGGTGATGGACGGGCTGCTCGACGGCGCCCTGCGCGCCCTCGGAGAACTGGGTATCGACGAGCCCACCGTGCTGCGGGTGCCGGGCAGCTTCGAGCTGCCGGTGGTCGCGAAGGTGCTCGCCGGCCGCGGCTATGACGCGATCGTGGCCCTGGGCGTCGTCATCCGCGGCGGCACCCCGCACTTCGACTATGTGTGCCAGGGCGTCACCCAGGGGCTGACCCAGGTCAGCGTGGACACCGGCGTGCCCATCGGCTTCGGCGTGCTGACCTGCGACACCGAGGAGCAGGCCCTGGACCGGGCCGGGATCGCGGGCTCCAGCGAGGACAAGGGCCATGAGGCGGTCACCGCGGCCGTCGCCACCGCCACCACCCTGCGCTCGGTCGCCGAACCCTGGCGCTGAGGGGTGTCGCACGGCCCAAGTAGGATGACGGACACCATGCCCAAGAAGACGTTCGAGGAGCTCTTCACCGAGCTCCAGCAGAAGGCCGCCACGGCCGACCCCGCCACCTCCCGCACCGCCGAACTGGTCCACTCCGGTGTGCACGCCATCGGCAAGAAGGTCGTGGAGGAGGCCGCCGAGGTGTGGATGGCCGCCGAGTACGAAAGCGACGAGGCGACCGCCGAGGAGATCTCCCAGCTCCTGTACCACCTTCAGGTGATGATGGTCGCCAAGGGGCTGACCCTCGACGACGTCTACGCCCACCTCTGACACCCCCCGCCCGCACCCTCACCCTCGCAACCGAAGGAAAGAGCACTCATGCTGCGCATCGCCGTCCCCAACAAGGGTTCACTGTCCGAGCCTGCGTCGGCGATGCTGCATGAGGCGGGCTACCGGCAGCGCAAGGACCGCCGGGAGCT contains:
- the ribD gene encoding bifunctional diaminohydroxyphosphoribosylaminopyrimidine deaminase/5-amino-6-(5-phosphoribosylamino)uracil reductase RibD, translating into MATAAEAQAMRHAVALAARGLGHTSPNPVVGCVILDAGGRVVGEGWHQRAGGPHAEVHALRAAGERARGGTALVTLEPCDHTGRTGPCSQALIAAGITRVHYAVGDPTAQARGGAATLAAAGVEVEAGLLAEEAEAVNEPWLTAMRRGRPFVLWKFAATLDGRSAAADGTSRWITSPESRADVHRLRAEADAVVVGSGTLRADDPHLAVRDREGATQPLRVVVDTGATIKRGARVLDDAAPTLLAVAEDASTAHLPRRPGVETVRLPRADGGLAIPALLAALHERGVRSVLLEGGPTLAGAFLAAGAVDKVVGYLAPVLLGAGPAALADAGITTIAQALRLETADVTRLGPDLRVTAVPVAPAPLAEEN
- a CDS encoding riboflavin synthase, with product MFTGIVEELGEIVAIEHLGDASRFQVRGPVVTEGAKHGDSIAVNGVCLTVVDLIEDAEGTRFSADVMAETLDRSSLGALDVGSRVNLERPMALGGRLGGHIVQGHVDGTGAIVDRKLSEHWEIMKISLPAELSRYVVEKGSITVDGISLTVVDAGFDYFTVSLIPTTLALTTLGVKQAGDPVNLEVDVLAKYVERLMGRDNGPQGNGSQVDALRNNALRNNGLRNNGLLDNGTQDKEATA
- a CDS encoding bifunctional 3,4-dihydroxy-2-butanone-4-phosphate synthase/GTP cyclohydrolase II gives rise to the protein MSEAYAVTEPLPSGPAAPLRAAHWSDELALDPIERAIADIAAGRPVVVVDDEDRENEGDLVAAAEMITPEIVAFMMNECRGLICAPMEGADLDRLRLPQMVEENTESMRTAFTVSVDATAEHGVSTGISAADRATTLRLLADPATVPGDLVRPGHIFPLRARPGGVLARDGHTEAGVDLARLAGLRPAAVICEIAGEDGVMLRLPDLVAFARKHDLAIVSIADLIAYRKPAEPLVRREAETRLPTAFGDFRAFGYRASDGVEHIALVQGEIGDGEDVLVRVHSECLTGDVFHSLRCDCGPQLHAALERVTAEGRGIVLYLRGHEGRGIGLLSKLRAYELQELGRDTLDANLELGLPADARDYAAGAEILADLGVRSLRLMTNNPDKTSGLVRHGLRVTGREPMPVQAGEHNLRYLRTKRDRMGHDLPWLDGDRAEPVSACGNQ
- the ribH gene encoding 6,7-dimethyl-8-ribityllumazine synthase, encoding MSGKGAPELSVKNCGDLRVAVIAAQWHEKVMDGLLDGALRALGELGIDEPTVLRVPGSFELPVVAKVLAGRGYDAIVALGVVIRGGTPHFDYVCQGVTQGLTQVSVDTGVPIGFGVLTCDTEEQALDRAGIAGSSEDKGHEAVTAAVATATTLRSVAEPWR
- a CDS encoding phosphoribosyl-ATP diphosphatase codes for the protein MTDTMPKKTFEELFTELQQKAATADPATSRTAELVHSGVHAIGKKVVEEAAEVWMAAEYESDEATAEEISQLLYHLQVMMVAKGLTLDDVYAHL